In Candidatus Thorarchaeota archaeon, one DNA window encodes the following:
- a CDS encoding AAA family ATPase — protein sequence MRLTRVIAHDFKCFKKIDVKMDNLTVLVGPNASGKSSFIDIFAFVSNALSESLRLAIRSRGGYPSIVRAQGGGRRPQDIMIELELESVSKTKYRYGIEIGTTSEYEFIVKSEWLTKYLSDEEHYLFHSENGEWVVAPSEGKFRPPKIDLAISKLSEDTEIHSVHEFLQNMFVYRIHPDLLRRPQKTQASERLKGDGSNIASILLRMTDEESPLLKEMLSDLKALIPEIEDIAVNQVTGYPVIFLKHKIDDKEFYLDLSQESDGTIRIIGLLTAIYQDPPPTVLGIEEPEIAVHPKIMAALAEILDETSDNMQVILTTHSPELMNRFPIDTIRVVEKQDGVAHIGTINKKQRKIIEQRLYEIGELLLIDDLKRTT from the coding sequence ATGAGGCTTACAAGGGTCATTGCGCATGACTTCAAATGCTTTAAAAAAATTGATGTCAAGATGGATAACTTGACAGTCCTCGTCGGCCCCAATGCATCAGGAAAAAGCAGCTTCATCGACATTTTTGCATTTGTATCCAATGCCCTCTCTGAGAGCCTAAGACTTGCCATTAGATCACGTGGGGGATATCCGTCCATAGTAAGAGCTCAAGGCGGAGGTAGAAGACCTCAAGATATTATGATAGAACTAGAACTTGAGAGCGTCTCGAAAACAAAATATCGGTATGGCATCGAAATCGGTACAACTTCAGAATATGAATTTATTGTGAAAAGTGAATGGCTGACAAAATACTTGTCAGATGAAGAACACTATCTATTTCATTCCGAAAATGGAGAATGGGTGGTCGCACCTTCAGAAGGAAAATTCAGACCACCGAAGATAGATCTTGCAATTTCAAAACTGTCAGAAGATACCGAAATCCATTCAGTCCACGAGTTTCTCCAGAATATGTTTGTCTATCGAATACATCCTGACCTTCTTAGACGACCTCAGAAAACTCAGGCCTCAGAACGATTGAAAGGTGACGGCTCAAACATAGCAAGCATACTTCTCCGAATGACTGACGAAGAATCTCCACTTCTTAAAGAGATGCTTTCAGATTTGAAGGCGTTGATTCCAGAAATAGAGGACATTGCAGTCAACCAAGTAACAGGATATCCGGTAATATTCTTGAAGCATAAGATAGATGACAAAGAATTCTACTTGGATCTGAGCCAAGAATCTGACGGAACCATCAGAATAATCGGACTGCTTACAGCGATATATCAGGACCCACCGCCAACAGTACTAGGTATAGAAGAACCAGAGATAGCAGTACATCCCAAGATCATGGCAGCACTTGCAGAGATTTTGGATGAAACAAGTGATAATATGCAGGTGATTCTTACAACTCACAGCCCCGAGCTCATGAATAGATTTCCAATCGATACAATACGTGTTGTCGAGAAACAGGATGGTGTGGCTCATATTGGGACCATCAATAAAAAACAACGTAAGATTATCGAACAACGTTTGTATGAGATAGGGGAGTTACTGCTAATTGACGATTTGAAAAGAACAACATGA
- the fsa gene encoding fructose-6-phosphate aldolase: MKFFIDTANVDAIRRAHERGMVDGVTTNPTLVAREGRDFRQIVNEIASFVKGPISLEVVSEDAEGMMKEARELNTWIDNAAIKIPMTWEGLKAVRMCADEGIKTNVTLVFSPNQALLAAKAGATFVSPFIGRLDDVGHTGMEIVESIVQIYSNYGFDTEVIVASIRHPVHVYEAAMIGADIATIPPAVLDKMVNHPLTDVGIKRFLADWEKVKKK; this comes from the coding sequence ATGAAGTTCTTCATAGACACAGCAAATGTTGATGCGATTCGCAGAGCACACGAGAGAGGCATGGTCGATGGTGTGACCACGAACCCGACTCTCGTCGCAAGAGAGGGCCGCGATTTCAGACAGATCGTTAATGAGATCGCCTCCTTTGTCAAGGGACCCATCAGTCTCGAAGTAGTGAGTGAAGATGCCGAGGGCATGATGAAAGAGGCCCGCGAACTCAATACGTGGATCGATAATGCAGCGATCAAGATACCGATGACATGGGAAGGTCTCAAGGCCGTACGGATGTGCGCAGACGAGGGCATCAAGACCAATGTGACCCTTGTCTTCAGCCCGAACCAAGCACTCCTTGCTGCAAAGGCAGGCGCCACATTTGTCTCGCCGTTCATCGGCAGGCTGGATGATGTCGGCCACACAGGAATGGAGATAGTCGAGTCAATCGTTCAGATCTACAGTAACTACGGATTCGACACAGAGGTCATCGTGGCAAGTATTCGACATCCGGTTCACGTTTATGAGGCGGCAATGATCGGAGCGGACATCGCCACAATCCCACCAGCGGTTCTTGACAAGATGGTGAACCACCCACTCACTGATGTGGGAATCAAGAGATTTCTGGCGGACTGGGAAAAGGTCAAGAAAAAGTAA
- a CDS encoding radical SAM protein translates to MTTNWWDLPGFGASTKHRKIEGYPHEMRIFINSVCNHRCGFPDGKTWCHSRDDMVGSGRNLDLESWLHLLAGMDRWNMHSLKIAGMEPTLHPDLTELISETRSFNISDLSMTTNGTRLASVLPDLIEAGLNRLTVSLHTLDPVIFKQITRGSILPVLESLDLCADFGIPTKLNVVLLRGVNDNIQDLLNYAAIKNFELKLYPLLWQPHFKSEYERYFVSWNEVIQPYAINWRGLEITEFVDPQRYRYTLETENGVRVTTSWFHHKRGSKYQLCRNCPLNSMCEEGFMGYGFETDSDLALTPCYLRPALRIDLKPFLEQNFGRIKKRLNQMAYGGNKR, encoded by the coding sequence TTGACAACTAACTGGTGGGACTTGCCCGGGTTTGGAGCAAGTACGAAACATCGAAAAATCGAAGGGTACCCTCATGAGATGCGGATCTTCATCAATAGTGTCTGTAATCACAGATGCGGGTTTCCAGATGGAAAGACATGGTGTCACTCTAGAGATGATATGGTTGGTTCAGGACGGAACTTGGATTTGGAGAGTTGGCTGCACCTTCTAGCAGGAATGGATCGATGGAACATGCATTCACTAAAGATTGCAGGGATGGAACCTACACTACATCCTGATCTGACAGAGTTGATATCTGAAACTCGGTCTTTCAATATATCCGACCTTAGTATGACCACAAATGGTACTCGGTTAGCATCTGTACTACCTGATCTTATAGAGGCTGGTTTGAACAGGCTAACTGTTTCTCTACATACTCTGGATCCGGTAATCTTCAAACAAATAACTCGTGGAAGCATTTTACCAGTTCTTGAATCTCTAGACTTGTGTGCGGATTTTGGAATACCCACGAAATTGAATGTTGTTCTTCTTCGTGGTGTGAATGATAATATTCAAGATTTGTTAAATTATGCAGCAATCAAAAATTTTGAACTCAAGCTCTATCCTTTGTTATGGCAACCTCATTTTAAATCAGAGTACGAGCGATATTTCGTATCTTGGAACGAAGTGATTCAGCCCTACGCGATAAATTGGAGAGGCCTTGAAATTACAGAATTCGTTGATCCTCAACGGTATCGTTACACCCTAGAAACTGAGAACGGTGTAAGAGTGACTACGAGTTGGTTTCATCATAAACGCGGCAGCAAGTATCAGCTTTGTAGAAACTGTCCATTGAATTCAATGTGTGAAGAGGGGTTCATGGGATATGGCTTTGAAACCGATTCGGATCTTGCATTGACTCCCTGCTATCTGAGGCCAGCGCTTCGGATTGATCTCAAACCTTTCTTAGAACAGAATTTTGGCCGAATAAAGAAACGGCTGAATCAAATGGCATATGGGGGAAATAAAAGGTGA
- a CDS encoding nucleotidyltransferase family protein, producing MKTIDEIKEIIHLHWTELEKKYKVKKMAIFGSYARGEQNKESDLDILVEFSEPVGFLFFHLADYLEEIHGIQVDLVTPDAVKPNRRRFITENLIHL from the coding sequence ATGAAAACAATTGACGAGATAAAGGAGATCATTCATCTACACTGGACCGAACTTGAGAAAAAATACAAAGTCAAGAAGATGGCGATCTTCGGTTCATATGCTCGTGGCGAACAAAACAAAGAGAGCGACTTGGATATCCTCGTGGAGTTCAGTGAGCCCGTAGGATTTCTCTTCTTTCACCTTGCAGATTATTTGGAGGAGATACATGGTATCCAAGTGGATTTAGTGACTCCAGATGCAGTAAAACCAAATAGACGGAGATTCATCACGGAGAATTTGATCCATCTCTAA
- the rpe gene encoding ribulose-phosphate 3-epimerase produces the protein MPAVERPIWRPLPVKPIIAPSILSANFARLEEDVLAAVRGGAGALHCDIMDGTFVPNISFGPLIVKTLDEITDVMLDVHLMIVNPDKYIPKFIEAGADLIYPHVEAPFDIYRTVQLIADLGVRPGLTLNPGTPLETVRPLLDYLDTVLIMSVCPGFGGQKFIPSALDRIRRLREFLDEEKPDVVIAVDGGVSKDNIVGLYKAGVRHFVAGSAVFKTEDIEQTVREMRMQVEGLE, from the coding sequence GTGCCAGCAGTTGAAAGACCCATCTGGAGACCTCTCCCTGTGAAACCGATCATTGCACCGTCAATACTGTCTGCCAACTTTGCCCGACTTGAAGAGGACGTGCTGGCCGCCGTGCGAGGCGGTGCAGGAGCACTGCATTGCGACATCATGGATGGAACGTTCGTTCCGAACATATCGTTTGGTCCATTGATTGTCAAGACACTCGATGAGATCACAGATGTAATGCTTGATGTCCATCTGATGATTGTCAACCCGGACAAGTACATCCCCAAGTTCATTGAGGCAGGAGCGGACCTGATCTATCCTCATGTCGAGGCTCCCTTCGATATCTACCGGACAGTCCAGTTGATCGCGGACCTTGGTGTCCGACCGGGACTGACATTAAACCCGGGAACACCACTTGAGACCGTCAGGCCACTATTAGACTATCTGGACACGGTACTGATCATGAGCGTCTGCCCGGGCTTTGGAGGTCAGAAGTTCATTCCATCAGCGCTCGACAGAATTCGAAGACTGCGTGAGTTTCTCGATGAAGAGAAACCGGACGTGGTGATCGCTGTCGATGGTGGAGTGTCAAAAGACAATATTGTGGGCCTCTACAAAGCGGGAGTACGACATTTTGTTGCGGGCTCCGCGGTATTCAAGACTGAGGACATAGAGCAGACGGTCAGGGAGATGAGGATGCAGGTAGAGGGACTGGAGTGA
- the mutS gene encoding DNA mismatch repair protein MutS: MVKKLTPMQRQYLELKRQYPDSILMFRLGDFYEMFNEDAKTASKILDIVLTARGEGVEKWPMCGVPYHAVDSYVAKLIQAGCTVAIAEQVEDPSQARGIVRREIVRLITPGTVVEASMLEDATNNFLVALVTHEGRVGIAAVDVSTGEFLTTEFKADLTDDRVMTELTRLSPAEILLPDSIVKEKRLKEELERMGTKITPRNDFDFSTRAAEQRILQTFNVATLEGYGIAGWPAALGAVGAIMTYLQDVHKENTVMISGIRTYSVESHMIVDATTQRNLELIKNARDGSPRGTLLSVLSKTTTPMGKRLIKRWILQPLLSIEEIKRRHDAVEDLARSAAVRRKIMESLRPLGDLERITSRILFGTAGARELVALREALGRLPAVKTSLASSGADLLIESTNSIDPLEELRETLTRSIVDDPPVTVREGGMIRRGYSKDLDELKQSIAEDKKWIASLQARERQRTGIKSLKVGYTKVFGYYIEVTKANLRMVPDDYERKQTLVNAERFITPELKKREAAVLSGEERINRLEFEIFESLREKVKEKADILRRNAGAVAVIDVLACLADVAVTRRYVRPTMTDGTAIKIIDGRHPSLEMILGPNEFVPNSLEIGDGGKTLIIVTGPNMAGKSTYMRQAALIVLLAQMGAFVPAKSAEIGLVDRIFTRVGAFDDLTARQSTFMVEMVETANILNNATERSLVILDEIGRGTSTFDGMALAWAVAEQIVQMKTRTLFATHFHQLTDMANLYHGVKNVHTLARETGNRIVFLHKVVDGGTDKSYGVHVAALAGVPEPVVQRAKEILQQLEQQNVVNLSEATDVPEKTAQTTLEALVIDDPIVDQIRHMDLDRTTPIDALLALKEMQDEIRKR; encoded by the coding sequence ATGGTCAAGAAACTGACACCCATGCAGAGGCAGTACCTTGAACTCAAGCGTCAGTACCCCGACAGCATTCTGATGTTTCGCCTTGGGGACTTTTACGAGATGTTCAACGAGGATGCAAAGACAGCAAGCAAGATCCTCGATATAGTCCTGACCGCACGAGGAGAGGGCGTAGAAAAATGGCCGATGTGTGGAGTCCCCTACCATGCTGTAGATAGTTATGTGGCCAAGCTCATTCAGGCAGGCTGTACAGTGGCCATTGCTGAACAGGTCGAAGATCCCTCTCAGGCGCGGGGAATAGTCAGACGCGAGATCGTCCGCCTGATCACTCCGGGGACCGTTGTCGAGGCGTCCATGCTTGAGGATGCCACCAATAACTTCCTCGTTGCACTTGTCACACATGAAGGGCGTGTTGGAATCGCCGCGGTCGATGTGTCAACTGGGGAGTTCTTGACCACTGAGTTCAAGGCCGACCTTACAGATGATCGAGTGATGACAGAACTCACAAGGCTGAGTCCTGCTGAGATTCTTCTCCCCGACTCCATAGTCAAGGAAAAACGGCTCAAGGAAGAACTGGAACGGATGGGCACAAAGATCACTCCGAGAAATGACTTTGACTTCTCGACCAGAGCCGCGGAACAACGGATCCTCCAGACCTTCAATGTCGCCACACTCGAAGGGTATGGAATTGCTGGCTGGCCAGCAGCACTTGGTGCAGTTGGAGCGATCATGACGTACCTCCAAGATGTTCACAAAGAGAACACGGTCATGATCTCGGGTATCAGAACATACTCTGTCGAATCACACATGATAGTGGATGCCACCACACAGAGGAATCTGGAACTCATCAAGAACGCACGTGATGGCAGCCCAAGAGGCACTCTACTCAGCGTGCTCTCAAAGACCACAACCCCCATGGGCAAGCGCCTCATCAAGCGATGGATACTGCAACCGCTCCTCAGTATTGAAGAGATCAAACGACGACATGATGCAGTAGAGGACCTCGCCCGTTCGGCGGCAGTGCGCAGGAAGATCATGGAGAGCCTTAGACCACTGGGAGACCTCGAACGGATCACCAGTCGTATCCTCTTTGGCACGGCGGGAGCAAGGGAGCTGGTGGCACTTCGTGAGGCACTCGGCCGATTACCTGCGGTGAAGACATCGCTGGCCAGCAGTGGAGCAGACCTACTGATCGAGTCTACAAATAGTATCGACCCGCTTGAAGAACTACGGGAGACCCTGACCCGGTCGATCGTTGACGACCCGCCAGTGACTGTGAGAGAGGGCGGCATGATCCGACGTGGGTACTCGAAGGACCTTGATGAACTCAAGCAGAGTATCGCCGAGGACAAGAAATGGATCGCGTCACTTCAGGCGAGGGAACGCCAACGGACCGGGATCAAGTCATTGAAGGTGGGCTACACCAAAGTATTCGGGTACTATATCGAGGTCACGAAGGCAAACCTCCGAATGGTCCCTGATGATTACGAACGGAAGCAGACCTTGGTTAATGCGGAGAGGTTCATCACACCGGAGCTCAAGAAGCGTGAGGCTGCTGTGCTCTCAGGAGAAGAACGGATAAACCGCCTTGAGTTCGAGATCTTTGAGAGCCTGCGAGAGAAGGTAAAGGAGAAGGCGGACATCCTTCGCAGGAACGCTGGAGCCGTGGCGGTCATAGATGTTCTAGCCTGCCTTGCTGATGTGGCTGTCACTCGACGCTATGTGCGACCCACCATGACCGATGGGACTGCAATCAAGATCATAGATGGCCGACATCCGTCTCTGGAGATGATCCTCGGGCCAAATGAGTTTGTACCCAACAGCCTAGAGATCGGAGATGGTGGAAAGACGCTCATTATCGTCACGGGGCCAAATATGGCGGGAAAGAGTACCTATATGCGTCAGGCGGCACTCATCGTCCTGCTCGCTCAGATGGGGGCCTTCGTCCCTGCCAAGTCCGCAGAGATAGGTCTCGTGGATCGCATCTTTACCCGAGTCGGTGCATTCGATGATCTCACGGCGCGACAGTCCACCTTCATGGTGGAGATGGTGGAGACCGCCAACATACTCAACAATGCAACAGAGAGAAGCCTCGTCATTCTGGATGAGATCGGTCGTGGAACATCCACCTTTGATGGCATGGCACTCGCATGGGCTGTCGCCGAGCAGATCGTTCAGATGAAGACCCGAACGCTCTTTGCTACGCACTTTCATCAGTTGACAGATATGGCCAATCTCTATCACGGGGTCAAGAACGTACACACACTTGCACGTGAAACCGGTAATCGAATCGTATTCCTTCACAAGGTAGTCGATGGTGGGACTGACAAGAGCTATGGGGTACACGTTGCAGCACTGGCGGGTGTCCCCGAACCTGTGGTTCAACGGGCAAAAGAGATACTGCAACAACTCGAACAACAGAATGTTGTGAACCTGAGCGAGGCAACGGATGTACCGGAAAAGACGGCACAGACCACTCTTGAGGCGCTCGTCATTGATGATCCCATCGTGGATCAGATTCGCCACATGGATCTTGACCGGACCACCCCGATTGATGCGCTGCTTGCATTAAAAGAGATGCAAGATGAGATCCGTAAACGATAG
- a CDS encoding amidohydrolase, which produces MKIEADLVVFNGNVITMDSSNPTATAIAIKNFKFLLVGSDNDVIDLLQSAKRVIDLGGKTVVPGFVDAHTHITSAGLRRTQVNLSKTTSLQEVKAALEEVAREKAPGAWILGYGWDESKWAKREYPTAKDLDEVSTQHPIAIKRIDEHLTSANTLAIEKFGVPLDQEGVLKDRKGRPIGVFKDVPDLYRKIQPSQSEMKAAVISGARIATFHGITTVVDNTRPEFIRQIAECERDQSLTVRFIPNPPADTMKHMIGLGLTSGLGGPMFRIGGVKSFIDGSIGARTAALFEDYTDERGNKGKLFTEEKKFARFVKKAIDNGIQTVTHAIGDRAIELLLNAFESLDEKRLALVRTRRHRIEHAEMMNTEQIRRAVALGLILSMQPNFVGQWQGKGGLYEERLGEERTSWMNMFRVALDNGAHLCFGSDGMPYGPLYGIWSAVAHPNPRVKISVEEALRCYTMEGAYSVFMERNIGSITVGKRADFVVLSEDITKAKPEQIREIQVENTFVGGIEEFSQARNRGI; this is translated from the coding sequence ATGAAAATTGAAGCCGACCTCGTTGTCTTTAATGGCAACGTCATCACCATGGACTCCAGTAATCCCACCGCCACAGCGATAGCAATCAAGAATTTCAAGTTCCTGCTGGTGGGTTCGGACAATGATGTCATCGACCTACTCCAGTCGGCAAAACGGGTCATTGATCTTGGTGGCAAGACAGTCGTCCCCGGCTTTGTCGATGCTCACACTCATATCACAAGCGCGGGTCTCCGCAGAACACAGGTCAATCTCTCTAAGACCACCTCACTCCAAGAAGTCAAGGCTGCACTTGAAGAGGTAGCAAGAGAGAAGGCACCAGGAGCATGGATTCTAGGATATGGATGGGACGAGAGCAAATGGGCAAAGAGAGAGTACCCTACTGCAAAAGATCTGGATGAGGTCTCGACCCAGCACCCCATTGCCATAAAAAGAATAGATGAACATCTGACATCTGCAAATACACTTGCCATAGAGAAATTTGGTGTCCCGCTGGACCAAGAGGGCGTGCTCAAGGATCGCAAGGGGCGACCAATCGGCGTCTTCAAGGACGTTCCAGACCTCTATCGCAAGATCCAACCGTCACAGAGTGAGATGAAAGCAGCAGTAATATCTGGCGCTCGAATTGCCACCTTTCACGGAATCACCACGGTCGTCGATAACACTCGACCGGAATTTATCAGACAGATTGCCGAGTGCGAACGAGACCAATCACTCACTGTTCGCTTCATCCCTAATCCTCCCGCTGATACCATGAAACATATGATCGGCCTCGGTCTCACCTCCGGCCTTGGAGGGCCCATGTTTCGAATTGGGGGCGTCAAGAGTTTCATTGATGGATCCATTGGTGCCAGAACTGCGGCCCTCTTTGAAGACTACACCGATGAGAGAGGCAATAAGGGCAAGCTGTTCACTGAAGAGAAGAAGTTCGCCCGATTCGTCAAGAAGGCAATCGATAACGGAATCCAGACCGTCACTCATGCCATAGGTGATCGCGCAATAGAACTCTTGCTCAATGCCTTTGAGAGCCTTGATGAGAAAAGATTGGCACTTGTCCGGACCAGACGCCATAGGATCGAACATGCCGAGATGATGAACACCGAACAGATCAGACGAGCTGTGGCCCTTGGACTGATCCTGTCAATGCAACCCAATTTTGTGGGACAGTGGCAGGGGAAAGGAGGACTGTACGAGGAACGACTTGGAGAAGAGCGGACCTCTTGGATGAACATGTTCCGGGTGGCTCTGGATAATGGTGCACACCTCTGTTTTGGTTCGGATGGCATGCCCTATGGTCCACTCTATGGGATCTGGTCAGCAGTCGCGCACCCAAATCCGAGAGTGAAGATCTCCGTGGAAGAGGCTCTCAGATGTTATACTATGGAGGGAGCGTATTCCGTCTTCATGGAGCGTAACATTGGTAGCATCACCGTTGGCAAGAGAGCGGACTTTGTCGTTCTATCTGAGGACATCACTAAGGCGAAACCGGAACAGATACGCGAGATCCAAGTAGAGAATACCTTCGTCGGGGGAATCGAAGAGTTCTCTCAGGCAAGGAATAGAGGAATATAA
- a CDS encoding glycoside hydrolase family 18 protein produces the protein MEDRIQAVAILLIIAIVIGTMVYWSGDYNTNDDDNITDTTTTNTTNNNHTNANFWVLAYHPVYQWNSLHADDIPWGHLTHLILGYLHVNATSSHEYSLKAPDEFYGDLNSWLDLAHGYIEAGHAAGVKVNCMLGGAGSNPDQIWNRATAPENVKAFAQNIVEILRPAGFDGLDLDWEDSVEHSQLVSLAKELRGLWSNAIITIPTDSQGLDAAKLAPAKDYVDVFMPMTYASIQQWGGWSIPVPHTPLYGVDRPGYGPNPYSVNYTLYKWLDAGVPASKLIMGVGGYGLVWGDSNGDGVAPIAPYSNTDLFGPAFTETRPIAGDNSVTWSWVKSAVENYSGLIEAWDDIGKCTYWHAPATDQLVTVKIGRGQDIDVGIIFYETTRSISAKVSFCDTTGMKGMMFWTLSQMMDGSSCPILEAISP, from the coding sequence ATGGAAGATCGTATTCAAGCTGTTGCTATTTTATTAATTATTGCGATTGTGATTGGGACTATGGTCTATTGGTCTGGGGATTACAATACCAATGATGATGACAACATCACTGACACTACTACCACTAACACCACTAACAATAACCATACTAACGCTAATTTCTGGGTTCTTGCATATCATCCCGTCTATCAATGGAACTCATTACACGCTGATGATATTCCTTGGGGCCATCTCACTCATCTGATCCTTGGTTATCTTCACGTGAACGCGACCTCATCCCACGAGTATTCGTTGAAGGCGCCCGATGAATTCTATGGTGATTTGAACTCGTGGCTGGATCTGGCTCACGGCTATATTGAGGCGGGTCATGCTGCTGGCGTGAAGGTCAATTGCATGCTCGGCGGCGCAGGCTCAAACCCCGACCAGATCTGGAACCGTGCGACCGCTCCGGAAAACGTCAAGGCCTTTGCTCAGAATATCGTGGAAATCCTCCGTCCAGCAGGGTTTGACGGTCTCGATCTTGACTGGGAGGATTCGGTGGAGCATTCTCAACTGGTCAGTCTGGCAAAGGAGTTACGTGGTCTTTGGTCAAATGCGATCATCACTATTCCCACAGATTCTCAAGGACTGGACGCGGCCAAACTTGCACCTGCGAAGGACTATGTTGATGTGTTTATGCCGATGACCTATGCCTCGATCCAACAGTGGGGCGGCTGGTCGATCCCTGTGCCTCACACTCCTCTCTACGGTGTTGATCGTCCGGGCTATGGCCCTAATCCCTATTCCGTCAACTACACTCTTTACAAGTGGCTTGATGCCGGAGTCCCTGCATCCAAACTCATTATGGGGGTTGGCGGTTATGGCCTTGTCTGGGGTGATTCGAATGGTGACGGTGTCGCTCCTATCGCACCCTACTCGAACACTGATCTCTTTGGGCCGGCCTTCACTGAGACTCGGCCAATTGCTGGTGATAACTCTGTCACTTGGTCTTGGGTCAAGAGTGCTGTGGAGAACTATTCAGGACTCATCGAGGCATGGGACGATATCGGGAAATGCACCTACTGGCACGCACCAGCCACGGATCAATTAGTGACGGTGAAAATCGGTCGTGGTCAAGACATTGATGTCGGGATCATCTTCTATGAGACCACTCGCTCGATCTCGGCAAAGGTCTCTTTCTGCGACACCACCGGAATGAAGGGGATGATGTTCTGGACACTGTCACAGATGATGGATGGTTCCTCCTGTCCCATCTTGGAGGCAATTAGTCCGTAG
- a CDS encoding type II toxin-antitoxin system RelE/ParE family toxin, which translates to MDWQAALTDQFLKARKKLKDKKVRNRIDTGIHDILSDPYHNSKVLVGLGYRSRRFGKYRILYQICEDCRLRGVEDMIGCANCDQTPDNTVVFLAFGLRKNVYDR; encoded by the coding sequence TTGGACTGGCAGGCCGCTCTTACTGACCAGTTCCTCAAAGCTCGGAAGAAGCTTAAGGATAAGAAGGTACGCAATCGAATTGATACCGGCATCCACGACATCTTGAGTGACCCTTATCACAATTCTAAGGTTCTTGTTGGTTTAGGCTATCGCTCACGACGGTTTGGAAAATATCGGATACTCTATCAAATCTGTGAAGACTGCCGGTTACGTGGAGTCGAAGATATGATTGGCTGTGCTAATTGTGATCAGACGCCCGATAACACTGTTGTCTTTCTTGCGTTCGGTCTGCGCAAGAATGTCTATGATAGGTAG